The following are encoded together in the Bradyrhizobium algeriense genome:
- a CDS encoding IS4 family transposase gives MLCTRSVCLRRMAQGDWAAYMAYWRFVNNPQVTTDRLIEGWSRQTATVVGGRHVLAIQDTSEVKFQTRQGCRRGLGKVGKGNARGVLLHAMIAVDADSGACLGLTGGKVWTRRGKVKTPHDERELANKESARWVTTAEQGCEVLAAARMITVINDREGEFFAHWALTPGDNVHLLTRAMHDHALADGGTLYQAVERVRFCDKAVIDLPQRMDRHGRQAHLSLRFGTVVLKRPARPGVKELPEGVKVSFVEVVELHPPKGAEPVHWLLLTTHSIANAADAWRIVSWYKQRWIIEQLFRSLKNQGLRIEDSQLESAEALIKLVTIATKAACIVIQLVQARNGGEQLSVKCAFTPEEIEALAAINKTMKGRTELQKNPHRPHTLQWAAWIIAKLGGWTGYASHRPPGPITFHNGMARFQIIVAARAIENV, from the coding sequence ATGCTTTGCACGCGCAGTGTCTGCTTGCGCCGGATGGCGCAGGGTGACTGGGCCGCGTACATGGCGTACTGGCGGTTCGTGAACAATCCGCAAGTCACGACCGATCGACTGATTGAAGGCTGGAGCAGGCAGACGGCGACCGTGGTCGGCGGGCGTCATGTGCTGGCGATCCAGGACACCAGCGAGGTCAAGTTTCAGACGCGGCAGGGATGTCGGCGTGGACTGGGCAAAGTCGGCAAAGGCAATGCCCGCGGCGTGTTGCTGCATGCCATGATAGCGGTCGATGCCGACAGCGGGGCCTGTCTCGGTCTCACCGGCGGCAAGGTGTGGACGCGCAGGGGCAAAGTTAAGACCCCTCACGACGAGCGGGAGTTGGCCAACAAGGAGTCGGCGCGCTGGGTTACGACGGCTGAGCAGGGCTGCGAGGTTCTGGCTGCGGCGCGCATGATCACCGTCATCAATGACCGTGAAGGGGAGTTCTTTGCGCACTGGGCGCTGACGCCCGGCGACAACGTCCACCTGCTGACGCGGGCTATGCATGATCATGCGCTGGCCGACGGCGGAACCCTTTATCAAGCGGTGGAGCGAGTTCGCTTCTGCGACAAGGCGGTGATCGATCTGCCGCAGCGGATGGATCGCCACGGTCGCCAAGCCCATCTCTCGCTGCGCTTTGGAACCGTCGTGCTTAAGCGGCCGGCGCGACCCGGCGTGAAGGAACTGCCTGAAGGCGTCAAAGTCAGCTTCGTGGAAGTCGTCGAGTTGCACCCCCCGAAGGGGGCTGAGCCCGTTCATTGGCTGCTCTTGACCACTCATTCGATCGCCAATGCGGCCGATGCTTGGCGGATCGTCTCCTGGTACAAGCAGCGCTGGATCATCGAACAGCTCTTTCGCTCGTTGAAGAACCAGGGCTTGCGAATCGAGGACAGTCAGCTCGAAAGCGCCGAGGCCCTGATCAAGCTCGTGACGATCGCTACTAAAGCGGCATGTATCGTCATTCAACTCGTTCAGGCCCGCAATGGTGGCGAACAATTGTCGGTCAAATGCGCCTTCACCCCCGAAGAAATCGAAGCACTTGCCGCCATCAACAAAACCATGAAAGGCAGGACCGAGCTTCAGAAGAACCCGCATCGCCCCCACACGCTTCAGTGGGCGGCATGGATCATCGCCAAGCTCGGCGGATGGACCGGCTACGCCTCGCATCGGCCACCCGGACCAATCACATTTCACAACGGAATGGCTCGCTTCCAAATCATCGTCGCTGCCAGAGCCATCGAAAATGTGTAG
- a CDS encoding bifunctional diguanylate cyclase/phosphodiesterase → MPHVPQAASILASLGQAAFVWDLAADTIAWSDNAGAVFTDIPPEALASGSGFARLIEPSRSIRSEALAQSGPARTGEEGVAYRIEYGVRAAASAPVIWIEETGCWFAGPDGKPVRAQGIVRINNERHARDEQLMRLSRHDPLTGELNRTHLVASLAESIEETMRFRSSSAFMLIGIDHLARVNDAFGFDVADAVIAEVGKRIRAKLRGGDVLGRFSGNKFGLVLRNCTVDDTNTAAERFLAGIRDEVIPTKSGPVSVTASIGAISIPRYARTADEAITRAQETLDGAKRRRAGSFSLWRPNVERDAQRRVNIRVTDEIVTALNERRIVTAFEPVVEARSRQPAFYECLVRMEQADGQALLAPDIVPVAERLGLIRLVDHRVLELVVAELAASPNVRLSLNISPDTTMDPDWWTSIESLMQAHPGAGERLIVEITETVAIQDIDDIRGFITRLKNFGSQIAIDDFGAGYTSFRNLRKLGVDIVKIDGAFVQNIARSADDRAFVHTLIDLANRLQIKTVAEWVQDEEAAVMLREWGCDYIQGRLIGLASPERPWAAQAETVLPATG, encoded by the coding sequence ATGCCCCATGTCCCGCAAGCCGCCAGCATCCTTGCCTCGCTCGGGCAGGCTGCTTTCGTCTGGGACCTGGCGGCCGACACCATCGCCTGGAGCGACAATGCCGGTGCGGTCTTCACCGATATTCCACCGGAGGCGCTGGCCAGCGGTTCCGGCTTCGCCAGGCTGATCGAGCCCTCCCGTTCGATCCGCAGCGAGGCGCTTGCTCAATCGGGGCCGGCGCGGACTGGCGAAGAAGGGGTCGCCTACCGGATCGAATATGGCGTACGGGCCGCGGCCTCGGCGCCAGTGATCTGGATCGAGGAGACCGGTTGCTGGTTTGCCGGGCCCGACGGCAAGCCGGTGCGCGCGCAAGGTATCGTCCGTATCAATAACGAGCGCCACGCCCGCGACGAACAGCTCATGCGGCTGTCGAGGCACGACCCGCTGACCGGTGAACTCAATCGCACGCATCTCGTCGCCTCACTGGCGGAGTCGATCGAAGAAACCATGCGTTTCCGATCGTCCTCCGCTTTCATGCTGATCGGCATCGATCATCTGGCACGCGTCAACGACGCCTTTGGCTTCGATGTAGCGGACGCCGTGATCGCCGAAGTCGGAAAACGCATCCGCGCCAAGCTGCGCGGCGGCGATGTGCTCGGCCGGTTCTCCGGTAACAAGTTCGGGCTGGTCTTGAGGAACTGCACCGTCGACGACACCAATACCGCGGCCGAGCGCTTCCTGGCAGGGATCCGCGACGAGGTGATCCCGACCAAATCCGGCCCGGTCTCGGTGACGGCCTCGATCGGCGCGATCAGCATCCCGCGCTACGCCCGCACTGCCGATGAGGCCATCACCCGCGCCCAGGAAACACTCGATGGCGCCAAGCGCCGCCGCGCCGGATCGTTCTCGCTGTGGCGTCCGAATGTCGAACGCGATGCCCAGCGCCGCGTCAACATCCGCGTCACCGACGAGATCGTCACGGCGCTGAACGAGCGCCGCATCGTCACGGCGTTTGAGCCGGTGGTCGAAGCACGCTCGCGGCAGCCGGCGTTCTACGAGTGCCTGGTGCGGATGGAGCAGGCGGACGGGCAGGCGCTGCTGGCGCCCGATATCGTTCCGGTCGCCGAGCGATTGGGGCTGATCCGGCTGGTCGATCACCGCGTGCTCGAACTCGTGGTCGCCGAACTTGCGGCGTCGCCGAACGTGCGGCTCAGCCTCAACATCTCTCCCGACACCACGATGGATCCGGACTGGTGGACTTCAATCGAATCGCTGATGCAGGCGCATCCCGGCGCCGGTGAGCGGCTGATCGTCGAAATCACCGAAACGGTTGCGATCCAGGATATCGATGACATCAGGGGCTTCATTACGCGACTGAAAAACTTCGGCAGCCAGATCGCAATCGACGATTTCGGCGCCGGTTACACTTCATTCCGGAATTTGCGCAAGCTCGGCGTCGATATCGTGAAGATCGACGGCGCCTTCGTGCAGAACATCGCACGCTCCGCGGACGATCGCGCCTTCGTGCATACGCTGATCGATCTGGCCAACCGCCTGCAGATCAAGACGGTGGCGGAATGGGTGCAGGACGAGGAAGCCGCCGTGATGCTGCGCGAATGGGGCTGCGATTACATCCAGGGCCGCCTGATCGGGCTGGCCTCGCCGGAACGGCCATGGGCTGCGCAGGCTGAGACGGTGTTGCCGGCGACGGGATAG
- the rpmF gene encoding 50S ribosomal protein L32 has product MAVPRRKTSPSRRGMRRSADALKKPTYAEDKDSGELRRPHHLDLKTGMYKGRQVLKKKES; this is encoded by the coding sequence ATGGCCGTTCCCAGAAGAAAAACATCGCCCTCGCGGCGTGGCATGCGCCGCTCGGCGGACGCGCTGAAGAAGCCGACCTATGCCGAAGACAAGGATTCCGGCGAACTGCGCCGGCCGCACCACCTCGACCTCAAGACCGGCATGTACAAGGGCCGGCAGGTGCTGAAAAAGAAGGAATCCTGA
- the mtgA gene encoding monofunctional biosynthetic peptidoglycan transglycosylase — MRIVRILLLILLAVLLLPYLVTPFYRTGHPVSALMAWRWLKGAPVSRQWVDFKAISPSLPRSVVGSEDARFCSHRGVDWDALQDAIDDAEDGEPARGGSTITQQVAKNLFLWPGRSVVRKALELPLAMWIDLVLPKQRILEIYLNIAELGPSGQFGAEAGSMYAFGHSAATLSAREAALLAAILPNPARRSARNPGPGVRRLAGTYMARANAVPRCWTENRAF; from the coding sequence TTGCGCATTGTCCGAATTTTGCTGCTGATCCTGCTCGCGGTGCTGTTGCTGCCCTATCTCGTGACGCCGTTCTACCGAACCGGCCATCCGGTGTCGGCGCTGATGGCTTGGCGCTGGCTCAAGGGCGCGCCGGTGTCCCGGCAATGGGTCGATTTCAAAGCGATTTCGCCCTCACTGCCGCGCTCGGTGGTGGGCTCCGAAGACGCCAGGTTCTGCAGCCATCGTGGGGTCGATTGGGACGCGCTGCAGGACGCGATCGATGATGCCGAGGATGGCGAGCCTGCCCGCGGCGGTTCGACCATCACCCAGCAGGTGGCGAAAAACCTGTTCCTGTGGCCGGGCCGCAGCGTGGTCCGCAAGGCGCTGGAACTGCCGCTTGCGATGTGGATCGATCTGGTGCTGCCGAAGCAGCGGATCCTGGAAATTTACCTCAACATCGCCGAGCTCGGGCCATCAGGACAATTCGGGGCAGAGGCCGGGTCAATGTACGCGTTCGGCCATTCGGCGGCCACGCTTTCCGCGCGCGAGGCCGCCTTGCTGGCGGCGATCCTGCCCAATCCCGCCAGGCGCAGCGCCCGCAATCCCGGCCCTGGGGTACGCCGTCTGGCCGGGACCTATATGGCCCGGGCCAACGCCGTGCCCCGCTGCTGGACCGAAAATCGCGCTTTTTGA
- a CDS encoding polyprenyl synthetase family protein, with amino-acid sequence MIPATADFSKRLDQTADDTEALLAKLLSDTLLPDEIVRPKRLMEAMRYSSLNGGKRLRPFLVVESSAVFGVPREAALLVGAALECIHCYSLIHDDLPAMDNSDLRRGRPTLHKKTDDATAILAGDGLLTLAFDIVTRDEIHNDATVRLLLTRALARASGIGGMVGGQILDLAGEGRFGDREPVDVARLQQMKTGALLRYGCIAGAILGQSTPSEYQALDDYGRALGEAFQIADDLLDVEGDAAALGKQTGQDAALGKTTFVTQLGIDGAKQRVRDLLARADSALSIFGTKGDTLRAAARFVAERKS; translated from the coding sequence ATGATCCCCGCCACTGCCGATTTTTCCAAACGCCTGGACCAGACCGCGGACGATACCGAAGCCCTGCTGGCGAAGCTGCTGTCCGATACGCTGCTGCCCGACGAGATCGTGCGGCCGAAGCGGCTGATGGAGGCGATGCGCTATTCCAGCCTCAACGGCGGAAAGCGGCTGCGCCCTTTTCTGGTGGTCGAAAGTTCGGCCGTGTTCGGCGTCCCGCGCGAAGCCGCCCTTTTGGTCGGCGCCGCGCTGGAATGCATCCACTGCTATTCCCTGATCCACGACGACCTGCCGGCAATGGACAACAGCGACCTGCGCCGCGGCCGGCCCACGCTGCACAAGAAGACCGACGACGCCACCGCGATCCTCGCCGGCGACGGTCTGTTGACGCTGGCGTTCGACATTGTCACCCGCGATGAGATCCACAACGACGCTACGGTACGCCTGCTCCTGACGCGAGCGCTGGCGCGCGCCTCCGGCATTGGCGGCATGGTCGGCGGCCAGATCCTGGACCTCGCCGGGGAGGGGCGGTTCGGCGACCGCGAGCCGGTCGACGTGGCGCGGCTGCAGCAGATGAAGACCGGCGCGCTGTTGCGCTATGGGTGCATCGCCGGCGCGATCCTCGGCCAGTCCACGCCGAGCGAGTATCAGGCGCTCGACGATTACGGCCGCGCGCTCGGCGAGGCCTTCCAGATCGCCGACGACCTGCTCGACGTCGAGGGCGACGCGGCGGCCCTCGGCAAGCAGACCGGGCAGGATGCGGCGCTCGGCAAGACCACCTTCGTCACCCAGCTCGGCATCGACGGCGCCAAGCAGCGCGTGCGCGACCTGCTGGCGCGCGCCGATTCAGCACTTTCGATCTTCGGGACAAAGGGCGACACATTGCGGGCAGCCGCGCGCTTCGTCGCGGAGCGCAAGAGCTAG
- a CDS encoding DUF1345 domain-containing protein — MSREFEEHLVRFRNLPLPVRVVYGRPRTFIALAVGVIAFFLLPGTLRLPTRLVVGWDVFAALYLVLAYIMMLRCDVGHIRRSAVMQDDGRFVMLLVTALGAFASLAAIVFELGASKGNPAGLILATVTIVLSWATVHTAFSLHYAHEFYRGSEPGGLQFPGGDAHAEADYWDFVYFSFVIGMTAQVSDVGITDRVIRRTATVHGIISFVFNTALLALMVNIAASAI; from the coding sequence ATGAGCAGGGAATTCGAAGAACACCTTGTTCGGTTCCGCAACCTGCCGCTGCCGGTCCGCGTGGTCTATGGCAGGCCGCGCACCTTCATCGCGCTCGCCGTCGGCGTCATCGCGTTCTTCCTGCTGCCCGGCACGCTGCGGCTGCCGACGCGGCTTGTCGTGGGATGGGACGTCTTCGCCGCACTGTACCTCGTGCTCGCCTACATCATGATGCTGCGCTGTGACGTCGGCCATATCCGCCGCAGCGCGGTGATGCAGGACGACGGGCGCTTCGTGATGCTGCTGGTCACCGCGCTCGGCGCCTTTGCGAGCCTTGCCGCGATCGTGTTCGAGCTTGGCGCCTCGAAGGGCAACCCGGCCGGGCTGATCCTGGCCACGGTGACGATCGTACTGTCATGGGCCACCGTTCACACCGCCTTCTCGCTGCACTACGCGCACGAGTTTTACCGCGGCAGCGAGCCGGGCGGCCTGCAGTTTCCGGGCGGCGACGCGCATGCCGAGGCTGATTACTGGGACTTCGTCTACTTCTCGTTCGTGATCGGCATGACCGCGCAGGTCTCCGACGTCGGCATCACCGACAGGGTCATCCGCCGCACCGCGACCGTACACGGCATCATCTCGTTCGTGTTCAACACGGCGCTGCTGGCGCTGATGGTGAATATCGCGGCGAGCGCGATCTAG
- a CDS encoding caspase family protein, with amino-acid sequence MSGSQKLCRWALAAATFLLVSGPAVAEKRVALVLGNSNYQNVAPLANPVNDSARIAATLKDAGFDVVDSRRDMAAAETRRALRDFADRARDADIAVVYYAGHGIEVDGANYLIPVDARLERDTDIYDEGLSLDRILIAIEPAKKLRLVILDACRDNPFSRTMKRTVASRAIGQGLAKVEPTSPNVLIAYSAKAGSTAADGDGKNSPFTAALSHHLTKPGLDVRRAFGFVRDEVLKTTNNRQEPFVYGSLGGDDVPLVPAPRQAPAAAAAPTPAQSAQAEARRDYELALQIGNKSALNAFLAQYPDGFYASLAKLQLDKIAAEETRVAATEKARLAEQERARLAAEGAQKSQQAKAEAEAKAAEQARVAAEKAKQLAQEQAAAAEQKRVAAESATADKASAPAPADKDKAVNVAALAAGPPQADVTKSVQAELRRVGCLAGNADGNWNSVSQRSLTLFNRYAGTKLDTKVASIDTLDTIKLKSSRVCPLVCEHGYKVDGERCTKITCAEGSFLNDDNECEPRRAKKPVATRDRPESRRVPEARQAREPRQVIVRRSQGPTGAGYSSTGRPLTGQERQVGCHSYGAIMSGVCP; translated from the coding sequence ATGTCTGGATCGCAAAAGTTGTGCCGATGGGCACTTGCAGCCGCCACCTTCCTGCTGGTGAGCGGGCCGGCGGTTGCCGAAAAGCGCGTGGCGCTGGTGCTCGGCAATTCCAACTACCAGAATGTCGCACCGCTGGCCAATCCGGTTAACGACAGCGCCAGGATCGCGGCGACGCTGAAAGATGCCGGCTTTGACGTCGTCGATTCCCGCCGGGACATGGCCGCAGCCGAAACCCGTCGCGCGTTGCGCGACTTCGCCGACCGCGCGCGCGATGCCGATATCGCGGTGGTCTATTATGCCGGCCACGGCATCGAGGTGGACGGCGCGAACTACCTGATCCCCGTCGATGCCCGGCTGGAACGCGACACCGACATCTACGACGAAGGCCTCTCGCTCGACCGCATTCTGATCGCGATCGAGCCGGCCAAGAAATTGCGGTTGGTGATTCTCGACGCCTGCCGCGACAATCCGTTCTCCCGGACCATGAAGCGCACGGTCGCTTCGCGCGCGATCGGGCAGGGCCTGGCCAAGGTCGAGCCGACCAGCCCGAACGTTCTGATCGCCTATTCGGCGAAGGCCGGGTCCACCGCGGCCGATGGCGACGGCAAGAACAGCCCGTTCACGGCGGCGCTGTCGCATCATTTGACGAAGCCCGGGCTCGACGTGCGCCGCGCCTTCGGCTTCGTGCGCGACGAGGTGCTCAAGACCACCAACAACCGGCAGGAACCCTTTGTGTATGGTTCGCTCGGCGGTGACGACGTGCCGCTGGTACCGGCGCCCCGTCAGGCGCCCGCGGCGGCGGCCGCTCCGACACCCGCCCAGAGCGCGCAGGCCGAGGCCCGCCGCGATTACGAACTCGCGCTGCAGATAGGCAACAAGAGCGCGCTCAACGCCTTCCTCGCGCAATATCCCGATGGCTTCTATGCAAGCCTTGCCAAGCTTCAGCTCGACAAGATCGCCGCCGAGGAAACCCGCGTCGCGGCGACTGAAAAAGCGCGGCTGGCCGAACAGGAGCGGGCACGGCTCGCCGCCGAGGGCGCCCAGAAGTCGCAGCAGGCAAAGGCCGAGGCCGAAGCCAAGGCTGCCGAGCAGGCGCGCGTCGCGGCTGAAAAGGCCAAGCAATTGGCGCAGGAACAGGCGGCCGCGGCCGAACAGAAGCGTGTCGCTGCCGAAAGCGCTACCGCCGACAAGGCGTCCGCTCCGGCGCCCGCTGACAAGGACAAGGCGGTGAACGTTGCTGCCCTCGCCGCGGGGCCGCCGCAAGCCGACGTCACCAAATCGGTGCAGGCCGAACTGCGCCGCGTCGGCTGCCTGGCCGGCAATGCCGATGGCAACTGGAACAGCGTCTCGCAGCGATCGCTGACGCTGTTCAACCGCTACGCCGGGACCAAGCTCGATACCAAGGTCGCCAGCATCGATACGCTCGATACGATCAAGCTGAAGTCGTCACGGGTGTGCCCGCTGGTCTGCGAACACGGCTACAAGGTCGACGGCGAGCGCTGCACGAAAATCACCTGTGCCGAGGGCTCGTTCCTCAACGATGATAATGAATGCGAGCCGCGTCGCGCCAAAAAGCCGGTGGCAACGCGCGACAGGCCGGAATCACGGCGCGTTCCCGAAGCAAGGCAAGCTCGGGAACCACGGCAAGTCATTGTCAGGCGTTCTCAGGGACCGACCGGTGCAGGGTACTCATCTACAGGCCGGCCGCTTACCGGCCAGGAACGTCAGGTGGGTTGCCACTCCTACGGGGCCATCATGTCGGGCGTGTGCCCGTAG
- a CDS encoding GFA family protein: MAGSAKSNARILAGECFCRAVSYAVADEFGYALNCHCSNCRRTTGAAFKPFAGIARDKFSVTKGEDDLMIYGDEAGHDAHCRKCGSLLYSVVREGAFVHVAMGTLVDDPSIRPTAHIFVGSKASWFAITDDLPQYREHVEPR, from the coding sequence GTGGCGGGTTCAGCAAAATCGAATGCTCGCATTCTTGCCGGAGAATGCTTTTGCCGCGCGGTCAGCTATGCCGTGGCTGACGAATTCGGCTACGCCTTGAACTGCCATTGCTCGAATTGCCGGCGCACCACCGGCGCGGCGTTCAAGCCGTTCGCCGGCATCGCGCGCGACAAATTCAGTGTCACCAAGGGCGAGGACGATCTCATGATCTATGGCGACGAGGCCGGCCACGACGCGCATTGCCGGAAATGCGGTTCGTTGCTCTATTCGGTGGTGCGTGAAGGCGCTTTCGTCCATGTCGCCATGGGCACGCTGGTCGATGATCCCTCGATCCGCCCGACGGCTCACATTTTTGTCGGCTCCAAGGCATCGTGGTTTGCGATCACGGACGACCTGCCGCAATACCGGGAGCATGTCGAGCCGCGTTGA
- a CDS encoding nuclear transport factor 2 family protein: protein MSHDRSTVEAVVKNYFDGLYEGDADKLGAIFDPTADLRWLEKGELQVLTVPDWLDRVRKRPSAKAEGKPREDFIVMIDRSDDQTAFIKVRCQLPPRYFTDYLVAMKLRDGWKIVSKSYRYDLRE, encoded by the coding sequence GTGAGTCACGACCGATCGACCGTGGAAGCCGTGGTCAAGAATTATTTCGATGGCCTTTATGAAGGCGATGCCGACAAGCTCGGCGCGATATTCGACCCCACTGCCGATCTGCGCTGGCTGGAAAAGGGCGAGTTGCAGGTGCTGACCGTGCCGGACTGGCTCGATCGCGTGCGCAAGCGCCCCTCAGCCAAGGCTGAAGGCAAGCCGCGCGAGGATTTCATCGTCATGATCGACCGCTCCGACGATCAGACCGCCTTCATCAAGGTACGCTGCCAGTTGCCGCCGCGCTATTTCACCGACTATCTGGTGGCAATGAAATTGCGCGACGGCTGGAAGATCGTATCCAAATCCTACCGCTACGATCTGCGCGAGTAG
- a CDS encoding nuclear transport factor 2 family protein, with protein MQQSVNHDLSTVEAAVQHYFDGVYEGDVEKLGAVFHPSADLRSLENGKLRVLTLPAWLDWMKKQPSAKAEGKPREDFIVTVDHSDNQTAFIKVRCQLPPRYFTDYLVAMKLRDGWKIVSKSYRYDLRE; from the coding sequence ATGCAGCAATCCGTGAACCATGATCTTTCTACCGTAGAGGCCGCAGTCCAGCACTATTTCGACGGCGTGTACGAAGGCGACGTCGAGAAGTTGGGGGCCGTCTTTCACCCGTCCGCCGACCTGCGCTCGTTGGAGAACGGCAAGCTGCGAGTTCTTACCCTGCCTGCCTGGCTGGACTGGATGAAAAAGCAGCCTTCGGCCAAGGCTGAAGGAAAGCCGCGTGAGGATTTCATCGTCACCGTCGACCATTCGGACAATCAGACCGCCTTCATCAAGGTACGCTGCCAATTGCCGCCGCGCTATTTCACCGACTATCTGGTGGCAATGAAACTGCGCGACGGCTGGAAAATAGTCTCGAAATCCTACCGCTACGATCTGCGCGAGTAA
- a CDS encoding Na+/H+ antiporter, with translation MEAKFQIFLILLAVLAGTALLARRIHVAPAILLLLAGIALAFVPGMPTVELPPELVLLVFLPPLIYSASVAMSWREFKSNLRPIILLSVGCVIFTAFAVATATHYLIGLPWGVGFLLGAIVAPPDVVAPLAIARKLGMPRRILVVLEGEGLANDATALILYRFAVAAISTGLFSLPKATGTFAVIVVGEILFGVAVGWLSLRARHRARDPQVEITLSLITPYLAFWIPEHLGGSGVIATVACGLYISWNGPLLISSATRLQGIFFWDLVIYLVEGSLFLLTGFQMRLLFEKSKAFPLQDILFATALVAIIVILARFAWVYPATYLPRLISRRIRERDPPPSWQTVFVVAFTGVRGAVSLAAALALPLALPGGEGFPHRDMILFVAFGVIFITLVGLGLGLPAVVRWLGVAKDGRSEHVTEHEAEIAARREALDAALKSLDTITDDRELSDEVVKLLRARHEIRSNQLPDSLDPEAHDVSAAGTALTRELIAAERKFIHALLRDGKITDETRRRIERDLDLEEASLSNREYRKILL, from the coding sequence ATGGAAGCCAAATTTCAGATCTTCTTGATCCTGCTCGCGGTGCTGGCAGGGACCGCGTTGCTGGCGCGGCGAATCCACGTCGCGCCGGCCATCCTGCTGCTGCTCGCCGGCATCGCGCTCGCCTTCGTGCCCGGCATGCCGACGGTGGAATTGCCGCCTGAATTGGTGCTGCTCGTATTCCTGCCGCCGCTGATCTATTCGGCGAGCGTCGCCATGAGCTGGCGCGAATTCAAATCCAATCTCCGTCCGATCATCCTGCTGTCGGTCGGCTGCGTGATCTTCACCGCCTTCGCGGTCGCGACCGCGACGCATTATCTGATCGGGCTGCCCTGGGGCGTCGGCTTCCTGCTGGGGGCGATCGTCGCGCCGCCGGACGTGGTGGCGCCGCTGGCGATTGCGCGCAAGCTCGGCATGCCGCGCCGCATCCTCGTCGTGCTCGAGGGCGAGGGGCTTGCCAACGATGCCACCGCATTGATCCTCTACCGGTTCGCGGTGGCGGCGATTTCGACCGGGCTGTTCTCGCTGCCGAAGGCCACCGGCACCTTTGCCGTCATCGTGGTCGGCGAAATCCTGTTCGGTGTGGCAGTCGGATGGCTCTCCTTGCGCGCACGCCATCGTGCGCGGGACCCTCAGGTCGAGATCACGCTGTCGCTGATCACCCCCTACCTCGCCTTCTGGATCCCCGAGCATCTCGGCGGCTCCGGCGTGATCGCAACGGTAGCCTGCGGGCTCTACATAAGCTGGAACGGACCGCTTTTGATTTCATCGGCGACCCGCCTGCAGGGCATCTTCTTCTGGGACCTCGTGATCTATCTGGTCGAGGGCTCGCTGTTCCTGCTGACGGGATTCCAGATGCGGCTGCTGTTCGAGAAATCGAAGGCGTTTCCGCTGCAGGATATCCTGTTCGCCACCGCGCTGGTCGCAATCATCGTCATCCTGGCCCGCTTTGCCTGGGTCTACCCCGCAACCTATCTGCCGCGTCTGATCAGCAGACGAATCCGTGAACGTGATCCGCCGCCATCCTGGCAGACCGTGTTCGTGGTGGCCTTCACCGGCGTGCGCGGCGCGGTGTCGCTCGCAGCGGCGCTGGCGTTGCCATTGGCACTGCCCGGCGGTGAGGGCTTTCCCCACCGCGACATGATCCTGTTCGTTGCCTTCGGCGTCATCTTCATCACCCTGGTGGGATTGGGGCTTGGCTTGCCGGCGGTGGTGCGATGGCTCGGGGTCGCCAAAGACGGCCGCAGTGAGCATGTCACGGAACATGAGGCCGAGATCGCGGCCCGGCGCGAGGCGCTTGATGCCGCGCTCAAGTCGCTCGACACCATCACCGACGACCGCGAACTCTCCGATGAAGTCGTGAAGCTACTCAGGGCACGCCACGAGATCCGCAGCAATCAGCTCCCGGATTCGCTCGATCCCGAAGCCCACGACGTTTCTGCGGCCGGCACCGCCCTGACGCGGGAATTGATCGCGGCGGAACGGAAATTCATCCACGCCCTGCTCCGCGACGGCAAGATCACCGACGAAACCAGACGCCGGATCGAGCGCGACCTCGATCTGGAGGAAGCGAGCTTGAGCAATCGAGAGTACCGGAAGATTCTGCTGTAG